A region from the Tachysurus vachellii isolate PV-2020 chromosome 25, HZAU_Pvac_v1, whole genome shotgun sequence genome encodes:
- the LOC132840200 gene encoding gamma-aminobutyric acid receptor subunit rho-3, with product MKLILLSLRLLSLACLWPVTLLNHRHPNRRKNKDVYLGEHNKHKHAGRIDYKLKKQDSTKSLLIKTEQLLRIEEHDFAMRPGFGGSAIPVGIDVQVESLDSISEVNMDFTMTLYLRHYWKDERLAFPSGNNLSRTFDARLVKKIWVPDVFFVHSKRSFIHDTTMENIMLRVYPDGNVLYSVRITVTAQCSMDFSSFPLDTQNCSLELESYAYNENDLMLYWKNGNDSLRTDEIVLSQFFIEEFNPSSGLAFYSSTGWYNRLYINFILRRHIFFFMLQTYFPTMLMVVLSWVSFWIDRRAVPARVSLGITTVLTMSTIITGVSASMPQVSYVKAVDIYLWSSFLFVFLSVIEYAAVNYFTTVEEMKKMKKGKLSSFDTSQAMAFDGCFHDPDMELSTFPQLTDLGVEAPMSSQNSSVPEVPPALGTRLRKTRPLRYHLQLLMSNSYIIDSYSRILFPLAYLTFNIIYWSVYT from the exons ATGAAGTTGATTCTGCTGAGCCTCAGGCTGCTGAGTCTGGCCTGCTTGTGGCCCGTCACGCTGCTCAATCACCGCCACCCAAACCGCAGGAAGAACAAGGACGTGTACCTTGGAGAACATAACAAGCACAAACATGCCGG CCGGATTGACTACAAGCTGAAAAAGCAGGACAGCACCAAGTCTCTCCTGATCAAAACCGAGCAGCTGCTGAGGATCGAGGAACACGACTTCGCCATGAGACCAGGATTTGGAG GCTCAGCCATTCCCGTAGGCATCGACGTACAGGTGGAGAGTTTAGACAGCATCTCAGAGGTCAACATG GACTTCACCATGACGCTCTACCTGAGGCATTACTGGAAGGACGAGCGTCTGGCTTTTCCCTCGGGCAACAACCTGAGCCGGACGTTCGACGCTCGGCTGGTGAAGAAGATCTGGGTTCCTGACGTCTTTTTCGTCCACTCAAAGCGCTCCTTCATTCACGACACCACCATGGAGAACATCATGCTGAGGGTTTACCCAGACGGCAACGTGCTTTATAGCGTCAG gaTAACAGTGACGGCTCAGTGCTCCATGGACTTCAGCAGTTTTCCTCTGGACACTCAGAACTGTTCCCTGGAGCTGGAGAGCT ACGCTTATAATGAAAACGACCTCATGCTGTACTGGAAGAACGGAAACGACTCTCTCAGAACAGACGAGATCGTTCTCTCGCAGTTCTTTATAGAGGAGTTCAACCCGTCCAGCGGCCTGGCCTTCTACAGCAGCACCG GCTGGTACAACAGACTCTACATCAACTTCATCCTCAGGAGACACATTTTCTTCTTCATGCTGCAGACCTACTTTCCCACCATGTTAATGGTGGTGCTCTCCTGGGTGTCCTTTTGGATCGACAGACGAGCCGTACCTGCTCGTGTCTCGCTcg GAATCACCACCGTCTTGACCATGTCCACCATCATCACTGGCGTGTCAGCCTCCATGCCTCAGGTGTCCTATGTAAAGGCGGTGGATATCTACCTGTGGTCCAGCTTCCTGTTTGTCTTCCTGTCAGTCATCGAATACGCTGCTGTCAACTACTTCACCACCgtggaggagatgaagaagatgaagaaggggAAG CTCTCCAGTTTCGACACTTCCCAGGCCATGGCCTTCGATGGCTGTTTCCATGACCCGGACATGGAACTCAGCACCTTTCCTCAGCTGACGGACCTCGGTGTGGAAGCTCCCATGTCTTCTCAGAACTCCAGCGTTCCCGAGGTTCCTCCTGCTCTGGGAACACGTCTACGGAAAACACGACCGCTGAGATACCACCTCCAGCTGCTCATGAGCAACAGCTACATCATTGACTCATACTCCAGGATCCTGTTCCCTCTCGCCTACCTCACCTTTAACATCATCTACTGGAGCGTCTACACCTGA
- the adgrg2a gene encoding adhesion G-protein coupled receptor G2 isoform X2, with the protein MRAVSLHQDQRQTPQQYLYRRLLHHQLLHTRPQNTTAQAEKNTTTTIITTNTITTTNGTVTTSSLGLVNQLLNQSQDTSTLNSSQVESVVRKLEDILSAPNISLNVCQAALSVINNLLNASAGSLASSSNRLIKAVDQLALKLVIPDNSVTIALSSLALAVTKIDGTNFAGMSFSINSPTDILMKSRSRRSVGSPSGQGSITLPSSLTSGLSPEQKQQASRLQFTFFQKSSLFQSNLTNQQLASLILGTSVANLSIRDLKDNVVFSLQNTTTITENLTCVFWDFNQNGGAGGWNSSGCFLLNSTDNEIKCSCNHLTSFAVLMDISRGGVTDKLQGTILTFITFIGCGLSAIFLAITLLTYLAFDKIRKDIPSKILIQLCFALFLLNMVFLADSWLALYTNAVGLCISTGFFLHYFLLASFTWMGLEALHLYLSIVKVFKNFVSHYMLKFSLAGWGIPLIIVIIVISVDKNNYGLIAYGKYTDGSTDDFCWLKNDIAFYVSVVGYFCVIFLTNMVMFVVVMVQLRRIKRQNPQNNQNRKWLQDLRSIAGLTVLLGLTWGFAFFAWGVVNLPFMYLFTIFNAFQGIFIFVFHCALKENVRRQWRIYLCCGKFRLAENSDWSRLATQHTKKSSVITANTSQASYNHFSTSRNSSMSVDSLGLASNINNSPVDDSSGFGSTDESNRLVHRL; encoded by the exons GACCACAAAACACCACTGCACAGGCAGAGAAgaataccaccaccaccatcattacCACCAACACCATTACCACCACCAACGGAACAG TGACCACAAGCTCTCTGGGTTTGGTAAATCAGCTTCTGAACCAGTCTCAGGATACATCAACACTGAACTCCTCTCAAGTGGAGAGTGTGGTCAGGAAACTGGAGGATATTCTCTCGGCGCCAAACATCAGCCTTAATGTGTGTCAGGCTGCTCTGTCTGTCATTAACAATCTCCTCAATGCTTCTGCAGGATCTCTGGCTTCCTCATCCAACCG cttGATCAAGGCTGTGGATCAGCTGGCGTTGAAATTGGTCATTCCGGACAATTCGGTAACAATAGCGTTGTCATCACTTGCACTGGCGGTGACAAAGATCGATGGAACCAACTTTGCAGGAATGTCGTTTTCCATCAACAGCCCAACAGACATACTG ATGAAAAGCAGGAGCAGGAGGTCTGTTGGAAGTCCATCTGGACAGGGTTCCATCACACTCCCTTCCTCTCTGACCAGCGGTCTGTCCCCAGAGCAGAAGCAACAGGCATCTCGGCTTCAGTTCACGTTCTTCCAAAAGAGCTCACTGTTTCAG AGCAATCTCACTAACCAGCAACTGGCCAGCCTCATTCTGGGGACCAGCGTCGCCAACCTGTCCATCAGAGACCTGAAAGACAACGTGGTGTTCTCTCTGCAGAACACGACCACTATAACG GAAAATCTGACGTGTGTTTTCTGGGACTTTAACCAAAATG GTGGAGCAGGAGGATGGAACAGTAGCGGCTGTTTTCTCCTGAACAGCACAGATAACGAGATAAAGTGTAGCTGCAACCACTTGACCAGCTTTGCAGTGCTAATG gACATCTCCAGAGGTGGAGTGACTGACAAATTGCAGGGCACCATCCTCACCTTCATTACATTTATTGGATGTGGACTTTCTGCCATCTTCCTTGCTATCACTCTCCTCACCTACCTGGCCTTTGa CAAAATCCGCAAAGACATTCCATCCAAGATCCTCATCCAgctgtgttttgcacttttcCTTCTCAACATGGTCTTCCTGGCAGACTCATGGCTGGCACTCTACACCAATGCCGTTGGCCTGTGCATCTCCACCGGTTTCTTCCTGCACTACTTCCTGCTCGCCTCCTTCACGTGGATGGGTCTGGAGGCCTTGCATCTTTACCTGAGTATCGTCAAGGTCTTCAAGAACTTTGTATCGCATTACATGCTGAAGTTCTCTCTGGCAGGATGGG GTATTCCATTAATCATAGTTATCATTGTGATCTCGGTGGATAAAAATAATTATGGCCTCATTGCGTATGGAAAGTATACGGATGGAAGCACAGATGATTT CTGCTGGCTGAAGAACGATATAGCCTTCTACGTGTCAGTGGTGGGCTACTTCTGTGTGATCTTCCTGACCAACATGGTCATGTTTGTGGTGGTTATGGTACAGCTGAGACGCATCAAACGTCAAAACCCCCAAAATAACCAAAATCGCAAATGGCTCCAGGATCTGCGCAGCATCGCCGGTCTCACCGTCTTACTCGGCCTTACATGGGGATTTGCTTTTTTTGCCTGGGGCGTGGTCAATCTACCATTCATGTACCTCTTCACCATCTTCAACGCCTTCCAAG GTATTTTCATCTTCGTGTTTCACTGCGCTTTAAAAGAGAATGTCAGGAGACAGTGGCGAATCTACCTCTGCTGTGGCAAGTTCAGACTAGCAGAAAACTCAG ATTGGAGTCGTTTAGCAACTCAACACACCAAGAAGAGTTCAGTCATCACAGCCAACACTTCCCAGGCCTCTTATAACCACTTCAGTACCTCAAGGAACTCGTCAATGAGTGTTGACAGCTTGGGCTTAGCATCAAACATAAACA ACTCACCGGTGGATGACAGCAGCGGGTTCGGGTCCACAGACGAGTCCAACCGCCTCGTTCACCGATTATAG